A genomic segment from Aegilops tauschii subsp. strangulata cultivar AL8/78 chromosome 1, Aet v6.0, whole genome shotgun sequence encodes:
- the LOC109765651 gene encoding ras-related protein RABA2a yields the protein MAGGGGRGRGEEEYDYLFKVVLIGDSGVGKSNLLSRFTRNEFCLESKSTIGVEFATRTLHVEEKIIKAQIWDTAGQERYRAITSAYYRGALGAVLVYDVTKPTTFENISRWLKELRDHADANIRIMLVGNKTDLKDLRAVPADDAGGYAEAEGLSYIETSALEAMNVEEAFQLILGDIYRAVSKKAVASEEDRAGAAGVKEGKTINVAAAADNGGEKKQCCSA from the exons atggcgggcggcggcggtcgggggcgcggggaggaggagTACGACTACCTGTTCAAGGTGGTGCTGATCGGCGACTCCGGGGTGGGGAAATCCAACCTGCTGTCCCGCTTCACCCGCAACGAGTTCTGCCTCGAGTCCAAGTCCACCATCGGCGTCGAGTTCGCCACAAGAACACTCCAC GTGGAGGAGAAGATAATCAAGGCGCAGATCTGGGACACGGCGGGGCAGGAGCGGTACCGGGCCATCACGAGCGCCTACTACCGGGGCGCGCTCGGGGCGGTGCTCGTCTACGACGTCACCAAGCCCACCACCTTCGAGAACATCAGCCGGTGGCTCAAGGAGCTGCGCGACCACGCCGACGCAAACATCCGGATCATGCTCGTCGGCAACAAGACCGACCTCAAGGACCTCCGGGCCGTCCCCGCCGACGACGCGGGGGGATACGCCGAGGCCGAGGGGCTGTCCTACATCGAGACGTCCGCGCTCGAGGCCATGAACGTCGAGGAGGCCTTCCAGCTCATCCTCGGTGACATCTACCGCGCCGTCAGCAAGAAGGCGGTGGCCTCCGAGGAGGACAGGGCAGGGGCCGCCGGGGTCAAGGAAGGTAAGACCATcaacgtcgccgccgccgccgacaatGGCGGCGAGAAGAAGCAGTGCTGCTCAGCTTAG
- the LOC109765652 gene encoding ras-related protein RABD1, with protein MSTSEYDYLFKLLLIGDSSVGKSCLLLRFADDAYVDTYISTIGVDFKIRTVELDGKSVKLQIWDTAGQERFRTITSSYYRGAHGIIIVYDVTDRESFNNVKQWLSEIDRYASDSVCKLLVGNKCDLVDSKVVDTEEAKAFAESLGMNFLETSAKEAINVETAFLTMSSEIKNKMASQPTAERKSTVHVHMKGQPIQQQNSSCCS; from the exons ATGAGCACCTCCGAGTA CGACTACCTCTTCAAGCTGCTCCTCATCGGCGACTCCTCCGTCGGCAAGtcctgcctcctcctccgcttCGCC GACGACGCGTACGTCGACACCTACATCAGTACCATCGGCGTTGATTTC AAAATCCGGACCGTCGAGCTCGATGGCAAGTCGGTGAAGCTGCAGATT TGGGACACAGCAGGCCAGGAAAGGTTCAGGACAATAACAAGCAGTTACTACCGCGGAGCGCATGGAATCATT ATCGTATATGATGTGACAGATAGGGAAAGCTTCAACAACGTCAAGCAGTGGTTGAGTGAGATTGATAGGTATGCCAGTGACAGTGTGTGCAAGCTTCTAGTCGGGAACAAATGTGATTTGGTTGATAGTAAGGTCGTCGATACAGAAGAGGCCAAG GCTTTTGCAGAATCGTTGGGAATGAATTTTCTTGAGACAAGTGCAAAGGAAGCCATCAATGTGGAGACAGCTTTCTTAACCATGTCATCAGAAATCAAGAACAA GATGGCGAGCCAACCAACGGCGGAGAGGAAATCGACGGTCCATGTTCACATGAAAGGGCAGCCCATACAGCAGCAGAACAGCAGCTGCTGCTCATAA